The genomic region CCGGCAAGGTCGACGAGGCGCCGTTGGTCTCGGCCACGCGCGAGTTCGCGGCCTTCTTCGGCGCGCTGATCGAGCGCGAGCGCGCGCAGCCCTCGGGCAACGTGCTCTCGGCGCTGGTGCACAGCCCCGCCGGGTCACTGGATCCGCTCGAGCTCGTGGGCGCTTGCACGCTCCTGCTGTTCGGCGGCCACGAGACCACCACGAGCCTCATCAACCAGTCACTCGCGCTCTTCCTCGAGCGGCCGGAGCTGGCCGACGAGCTGCGCGCCCACCCCGAGCGCTGGGAGACGGCGATCGACGAGCTCATGCGCGCGGTCGGCCCGGCGCGCGCCATGGCGCGCAAGGTCGGCGTGGCCCACGTGCGCGGCGGCCAGTCACTCGAGCCGGGCCAGACGGTGTTCCTGGCGATCGTGTCGGCCAACCACGATCCCGCCGTCTTCGAGTTACCCGAGCGCATCGACTTCGCGCGCACGCCGAACCCGCACATGGGCTTCGGCTGGGGCCCGCACTACTGCCTGGGCGCCAATCTCGCGCGGCTCGAGGCGCGCGTGGCCCTGCAGGCCCTGCTCGAGCGCTTCCCGCGCATGCGCCTCTCCGCCCCGCTGGCGCCCGTGCAAGGCGCCACCATGGGCTTCATGCACCGCCCGCTGCCGGTCCAGCTGCGCGGCGGCTAAGCGCCGATCTTCTCGGCCAGCCGGTCGAGAAACGGCTCCTGCGCCGCCTTGATGCGCCGCCGCGCCTCGTCGAGCGCGAACCACTCCGCGCGGTCGACCTCGGGGAACGAGCGCACGCGCCCCGACTTCGGCGGCCACTCCAGCTCGAACTCGTTGCTCACCAGCCGAGTCACATCCGCATCGCCGCGCACCGCCCACGCGTGCACGATCTTCCCGTTCTTCTGCTTCACGGTGCCGAGCTCGAGCGCCGGCCCCGCCGCCGTGAACCCCGTCTCCTCGGCGAGCTCCCGATGCGCCGCCGCGAGCAGCTCCTCGCCCGCGTCGATCTCCCCCTTCGGCACCGTCCAATGCCCGAGATCCTTCTTCGCGAACAGCGGCCCCCCCGGATGCACGAGCAGCACCTCGAGCCCGCCCGCGCGAGTGACTCGATAGAGCAGCAATCCGGCACTGGTCTTCGGCACGACCTCATCCTAACTCTCGAGCACACACCCGCCACGAACTGGCCGAGCGAAGGCCGCCCTGAGCGAGGCCCGCAAGTGGCGCAGCCACGCGCAGTGAGCCGCAGGCGAACGAACGCCCAGTAAGGCGTGGGCCCTCCAGGATTCGAACCTGGGCACTGCCGGTTATGAGCCGGCTGCTCTAACCACTGAGCTAAGGGCCCGAGAGGGACGCGAGCTGGCTGCGGATGCCGTCGGCGAAGCGTTTGTAGTCGGGGCTCTTGAAGAACGCGTTGCCCATGACGAAGACGCGCGCGCCGTAGGCGGCGACCTTCTCGATCGTGTCGGGGCCGATGCCGCCGTCGACGACCAGGTCGATGGGCTTGCGCAGCTCGTCGATCCAGCCGCGGATCTGGCGGATCTTCGGGAGTGTCTCGGGGATGAAGGCCTGGCCGCCGAAGCCCGGGTTCACGGTCATGACCAGCACCTGGTCGACGAGTGACAGCACGGGGCGGATCGACTCGGCGGGGGTCGCGGGGTTCAAGACGACGCACGCGCGCACCTTGCGCGCCCGGATCTCGCTGAGCGTGCGGTGCAGGTGCGTGCAGGCCTCGACGTGCACGCCCAGCGCCGTGGCCCCGGCGGAGATGAAGGCGTCGAGCAGGTGGTCGGGCTCGCGCACCATGAGGTGCACGTCGACCGGGAGGCTCGTGCGCTTGGCGACCGCGGCCACGATGTCGGGGCCGATCGTCAGGTTGGGCACGAAGTGACCGTCCATCACGTCGAGGTGCAGCCAGTCGGCGCCGGCCTGCTCGGCGGCGCGCACCTCCTCGGCCAGGCGGCCGAAGTCCGCCGACAGGATCGAGGGAGCGAGCTTCCAGGGACTGTCTTTCATTTCCGCACCAGCCGCACGGCGAAGAAGCCGTCGCAGCCGTCGCGCTGCGGCCAGGTCGCGAGCGCGTTCGCGGCAGTCACCAGCGCGTGCGCCGGCTCGGGCAGGAACGGGCGCGGGTCGTCGACCCGGAAGTCCGGGT from Myxococcota bacterium harbors:
- a CDS encoding cytochrome P450; this translates as MTRGVDLDSQDSVREPAKYFAQARERAGDVQWSAAQRGWVVLSHAEVEAAFRDVERLSADRAEVFGRAAAGRSPAFREVVALLAGWMNFRDDPAHARLREPVRAAFTPRRVAALEADVRAIVERAIDGFESDSVELLQAFARPIPARVIASLLGASQEDSPRFQRWSDDLAHIVFSLAPGKVDEAPLVSATREFAAFFGALIERERAQPSGNVLSALVHSPAGSLDPLELVGACTLLLFGGHETTTSLINQSLALFLERPELADELRAHPERWETAIDELMRAVGPARAMARKVGVAHVRGGQSLEPGQTVFLAIVSANHDPAVFELPERIDFARTPNPHMGFGWGPHYCLGANLARLEARVALQALLERFPRMRLSAPLAPVQGATMGFMHRPLPVQLRGG
- the rpe gene encoding ribulose-phosphate 3-epimerase, with the protein product MKDSPWKLAPSILSADFGRLAEEVRAAEQAGADWLHLDVMDGHFVPNLTIGPDIVAAVAKRTSLPVDVHLMVREPDHLLDAFISAGATALGVHVEACTHLHRTLSEIRARKVRACVVLNPATPAESIRPVLSLVDQVLVMTVNPGFGGQAFIPETLPKIRQIRGWIDELRKPIDLVVDGGIGPDTIEKVAAYGARVFVMGNAFFKSPDYKRFADGIRSQLASLSGP
- a CDS encoding NUDIX domain-containing protein, whose protein sequence is MPKTSAGLLLYRVTRAGGLEVLLVHPGGPLFAKKDLGHWTVPKGEIDAGEELLAAAHRELAEETGFTAAGPALELGTVKQKNGKIVHAWAVRGDADVTRLVSNEFELEWPPKSGRVRSFPEVDRAEWFALDEARRRIKAAQEPFLDRLAEKIGA